A genomic window from Pocillopora verrucosa isolate sample1 chromosome 7, ASM3666991v2, whole genome shotgun sequence includes:
- the LOC131775779 gene encoding TNF receptor-associated factor 5 isoform X2, whose product MSYAGTGADEMWPQILQAMSNKGDEKDIYPDVATERTILDLCVKCRNEKNGCKWTGELRNVAEHESKCSFVGVKCTNKDCEATPLKKDLNYHATKECPKRNVECHYCKIFFVWCNKQGHLDVCTKYPMVCLQKCGELKIPRNKMNDHIEENCPHTKVECTFAYIGCKIKVQRKSISDHLRKCTESHLELACGRLQELQVSSTAITATVERMQAEMVTASKKIEELSNAAQKSEGVQDLHEKITLTNKKLKELQTKKDVFELTSGLEAVRAEVGVIRTQMEALSEKDKKLVELREAVISLQKKIQKIDSQQVSHGDVSKIKTKLQNLQKAFTSLENQTSSNVEIVREQIDSVQWKIHATVWSDRKQNQSRLDETVKDYSARLDQMKHFIVCVVIIGMCFLHSISISSFSSKEELKVLQASSTEIKQFVFENTHFLKDESACQSIKFFWSFSNFRSRFEKAIAASQRCFFSESFFVEPYGYKMRLTICPDGPPEINFHLSVYAQLLRGRNDDQLVWPFQQKVVFTLVDQQDNTSKTKNIRKALTPTRKGMPRCQQLKFARPSKSHDVNNDVFGIHRFISHLDLKKRRYVRDDTILIQFEVYPPLCD is encoded by the exons ATGTCCTATGCGGGGACCGGTGCAGACGAAATGTGGCCACAGATTTTGCAAGCGATGTCTAACAAAGGCGATGAAAAG GACATATATCCAGATGTTGCCACTGAGAGGACCATTTTGGATTTATGTGTGAAATGCCGTAACGAAAAAAATGGCTGTAAATGGACTGGAGAACTCAGGAATGTAGCG gAACATGAATCTAAGTGCAGTTTTGTAGGGGTAAAATGCACCAACAAAGATTGTGAAGCTACTCCCTTGAAAAAAGATCTGAATTATCATGCAACAAAGGAATGTCCAAAGAGGAATGTAGAGTGTCACTactgtaaaattttctttgtttggtgCAATAAACAG GGACATTTGGACGTGTGTACGAAGTATCCGATGGTTTGTCTTCAAAAATGTGGTGAACTCAAAATTCCAAGAAACAAG ATGAATGATCACATTGAAGAAAACTGTCCCCATACCAAGGTGGAGTGCACATTTGCTTATATTGGTTGCAAAATAAAG GTCCAAAGGAAATCCATCTCAGatcacctaaggaaatgtactGAATCCCATCTAGAGTTGGCTTGTGGGAGGCTTCAGGAACTTCAGGTGTCATCAACTGCGATTACTGCCACTGTTGAAAGAATGCAAGCTGAAATGGTGACAGCCTCGAAAAAGATCGAGGAATTATCAAATGCAGCTCAGAAAAGCGAGGGAGTTCAAGATCTACATGAAAAGATTACTCTAACaaataagaaattgaaagaactaCAAACTAAGAAGGATGTCTTTGAACTTACCTCTGGACTTGAGGCTGTGCGTGCTGAAGTTGGTGTCATTAGGACACAAATGGAGGCGCTCtccgaaaaagacaaaaagttgGTGGAACTCCGTGAGGCAGTCATTAGTTTGCAAAAGAAAATCCAAAAAATTGACAGCCAGCAAGTGTCACATGGAGACGTgtccaaaatcaaaacaaaactcCAAAACCTCCAAAAAGCATTTACTAGTTtggaaaatcaaacaagtaGCAATGTTGAAATTGTGAGGGAACAAATCGACTCTGTCCAGTGGAAGATCCATGCAACTGTTTGGTCGGATAGGAAACAAAATCAATCCCGTTTGGACGAAACTGTTAAAGATTATTCTGCTAGACTGGATCAAATGAAACACTTCATTGTTTGTGTCGTCATCATAGGTATGTGTTTCCTTCACTCGATTTCGATCTCATCATTTTCAAGCAAAGAGGAATTGAAAGTTCTTCAGGCTTCAAGTACAGAGATCAAGCAGTTTGTATTTGAAAACACACACTTTCTCAAAGATGAGTCAGCATGCCAAAGCATCAAGTTTTTTTGGTCGTTCTCCAACTTCAGGTCGCGTTTTGAGAAAGCGATCGCTGCTTCACAGCGTTGTTTTTTCAGTGAATCATTCTTTGTGGAGCCATACGGGTACAAAATGCGCCTTACTATTTGCCCAGATGGACCACCAGAAATTAACTTTCATCTCTCTGTGTATGCCCAATTACTTAGAGGTAGGAATGACGACCAACTAGTGTGGCCTTTCCAGCAGAAAGTGGTGTTCACCTTAGTCGACCAACAAGATAATACATCTAAGACTAAAAACATTAGAAAAGCTCTAACACCTACAAGAAAGGGCATGCCAAGATGCCAGCAATTGAAGTTCGCCAGACCCTCTAAATCGCATGATGTGAATAATGACGTATTTGGAATCCATAGGTTCATTTCCCATCTCGACCTTAAAAAAAGACGTTACGTACGCGATGACACAATTTTGATTCAATTCGAAGTCTATCCTCCCCTCTGTGATTGA
- the LOC131775776 gene encoding TNF receptor-associated factor 6 isoform X2, giving the protein MADVDKDAVISGFEYEFVSTVFEEFHCLICQLPLREPVLTRCGHRYCKKCLNEAMKRQQVPECPVDRERLDREKDIFPDKATERSILSCHVRCPSIGCEWTGETRDAETHLQTCACRMTPCPNPHCDVTMEKRLVDDHVTNTCQWRMVQCGYCGENHAKRDEEKHAVECRRRPSDCSNGCGEVLAKEEMMAHQDVVCSHTVVSCQYDYLGCDSKIKRCDVEDHLEQNLRCHFELSVKKLADVQDETRILRQEMEKIKLDYRKMESKLTGIDREITEVKLKHKEMETFAPFIWKVTEFWERVNKARKDKEVRVESDPFYVGPQGYKVKLAMYPNGTKEAKNAYISLYIALMKGKYDPILPWPFLNKVTLSVLDQNPNVMQRHNFVKSFVPEASWKSMKRPDGEENERRGFGRFLSHDKLRSGFYLVDDILFIKFEIGPADASYFG; this is encoded by the exons ATGGCAGATGTTGATAAGGATGCTGTGATATCGGGCTTTGAGTACGAGTTTGTTTCGACCgtttttgaagaatttcacTGTTTGATTTGTCAACTACCTTTGCGAGAACCAGTACTCACGAGGTGTGGGCACAGATATTGCAAGAAATGTCTTAACGAGGCCATGAAGAG aCAACAAGTTCCTGAATGCCCTGTTGACAGGGAAAGATTGGACCGAGAAAAG GACATATTTCCCGATAAGGCGACAGAAAGAAGTATTTTGTCTTGCCATGTGAGATGTCCAAGCATAGGATGTGAGTGGACTGGGGAGACCAGAGATGCCGAG ACTCATTTACAGACCTGCGCTTGCAGGATGACTCCCTGTCCGAATCCTCACTGTGATGTCACCATGGAGAAGAGACTTGTGGATGACCATGTGACCAATACCTGTCAATGGAGAATGGTGCAGTGTGGATACTGTGGTGAAAACCACGCAAAACGTGATGAAGAG AAACACGCTGTAGAATGTCGAAGACGTCCCAGCGATTGTTCTAATGGTTGTGGTGAGGTTCTTGCAAAGGAAGAG ATGATGGCTCATCAGGACGTTGTTTGCTCTCACACTGTTGTGAGCTGCCAGTATGATTATTTGGGATGTGACAGTAAG ATTAAAAGATGCGACGTAGAAGATCATCTAGAGCAAAACCTCCGATGTCATTTTGAACTGTCCGTTAAAAAACTTGCTGATGTGCAAGACGAAACCAGAATATTGAGGcaggaaatggagaaaataaAGCTGGATTACCGAAAAATGGAGTCCAAGCTCACTGGAATAGATAGGGAAATCACTGAAGTAAAACTAAAGCACAAAGAAATGGAAACCTTCGCTCCCTTTATATGGAAAGTGACGGAGTTTTGGGAGCGAGTGAATAAGGCGAGGAAAGACAAAGAGGTTCGGGTCGAAAGTGATCCCTTCTATGTCGGTCCTCAAGGGTACAAAGTGAAACTCGCAATGTATCCTAATGGCACCAAAGAGGCCAAGAACGCTTATATCTCGCTATATATTGCACTAATGAAAGGGAAATACGACCCCATATTACCTTGGCCTTTCCTAAATAAAGTGACGCTTTCGGTTCTCGACCAAAACCCTAATGTGATGCAAAGGCACAATTTTGTCAAGTCCTTTGTTCCCGAGGCTTCATGGAAGAGCATGAAACGCCCAGATGGCGAGGAAAATGAGAGACGAGGTTTTGGAAGGTTTCTTTCCCATGATAAACTGAGATCAGGGTTTTATCTTGTGGACGATATTCTATTTATTAAGTTCGAAATAGGCCCAGCAGATGCATCGTattttggctaa
- the LOC131775780 gene encoding TNF receptor-associated factor 4-like yields MAAGGVPDLGGYEYEFVEEIPDDWECLVCQLPLKDPVQIEKCGHRLCEICVGSILRSGTPLCPADREPISRERIFSDVACHRKILNAQVKCPNEECSWIGELRHVKKHGQECPYQPVPCVNEGCNEEVLRKDIISHMETTCPWSVIQCSFCPDRFPKLEKKAHSEACPRYPVECSNKCGVNDIPREEVGNHTENLCPLTVIECEYSAIGCRVKFQRRDSKDHFDALKDTHLHLACKKLIDMSKTVQKQAQTIARLEEKLERLHNSPFIWKISNFASVMKAAETKERLVIISDPFYSNHNGYKFEAELYPNGYHIDDDTGGKGKFMSIYLRILVGEYDGLLIWPFFDSVVFTLLDQNASVEKRRHLRQEVQQTPNGLARPTEASEEACGSWEFVYHNDLYKRSYIKDDTIFIKVAFVEHKDRKFSRIFHGDYDL; encoded by the exons ATGGCGGCCGGTGGAGTGCCTGACCTTGGAGGCTACGAGTAtgaatttgttgaagaaattccAGATGATTGGGAATGTCTTGTGTGTCAGTTACCTCTAAAAGATCCTGTTCAAATCGAAAAGTGTGGCCACAGGCTTTGTGAAATCTGCGTGGGGTCAATTTTGAG atCCGGTACACCCCTGTGTCCTGCAGATCGAGAGCCGATATCAAGAGAGAGG attTTCTCTGATGTTGCTTGCCATCGTAAAATACTGAATGCCCAGGTCAAATGTCCTAATGAAGAGTGTTCCTGGATCGGAGAACTTAGGCATGTTAAG AAACATGGGCAAGAGTGTCCCTACCAGCCAGTTCCTTGTGTTAACGAGGGATGCAATGAAGAGGTTCTCCGCAAAGATATCATTTCTCACATGGAGACCACGTGCCCATGGTCCGTGATACAATGCTCATTCTGTCCTGATCGTTTCCCAAAACTAGAGAAAAAG GCTCACTCTGAGGCCTGTCCGCGCTATCCCGTTGAATGCAGTAACAAGTGTGGCGTGAACGACATACCACGAGAAGAG GTCGGTAACCACACTGAAAATCTTTGCCCTTTGACTGTGATAGAGTGTGAGTACAGTGCCATTGGATGCCGAGTCAAG TTTCAAAGACGAGATTCCAAAGATCATTTTGATGCATTAAAAGACACCCATCTACACTTGGCCTGCAAGAAACTGATTGACATGTCCAAAACAGTCCAAAAACAAGCTCAAACTATTGCACGTCTTGAAGAGAAGTTAGAACGCCTTCACAATTCCCCCTTTATATGGAAAATATCGAACTTTGCCTCTGTTATGAAGGCTGCTGAAACAAAGGAACGTCTTGTAATAATTAGTGATCCGTTCTACTCTAATCACAATGGATACAAATTTGAGGCGGAGCTGTATCCAAATGGCTACCATATCGATGACGATACTGGCGGTAAGGGAAAATTCATGTCAATTTACCTCAGAATTCTTGTAGGAGAATATGACGGTCTTTTGATATGGCCGTTTTTCGATTCAGTTGTGTTCACGTTACTTGACCAAAACGCGTCCGTGGAAAAGAGAAGACATTTGCGTCAAGAAGTTCAGCAGACTCCCAATGGACTCGCAAGACCAACAGAAGCCTCCGAAGAGGCATGTGGTTCCTGGGAATTCGTGTATCACAACGATCTATACAAGCGTTCATACATCAAAGACGATACAATATTTATCAAAGTCGCGTTTGTGGAACACAAAGATAGAAAGTTCTCGAGAATTTTCCATGGAGATTACGATCTATAG
- the LOC131775779 gene encoding TNF receptor-associated factor 5 isoform X3, translated as MSYAGTGADEMWPQILQAMSNKGDEKEHESKCSFVGVKCTNKDCEATPLKKDLNYHATKECPKRNVECHYCKIFFVWCNKQGHLDVCTKYPMVCLQKCGELKIPRNKMNDHIEENCPHTKVECTFAYIGCKIKVQRKSISDHLRKCTESHLELACGRLQELQVSSTAITATVERMQAEMVTASKKIEELSNAAQKSEGVQDLHEKITLTNKKLKELQTKKDVFELTSGLEAVRAEVGVIRTQMEALSEKDKKLVELREAVISLQKKIQKIDSQQVSHGDVSKIKTKLQNLQKAFTSLENQTSSNVEIVREQIDSVQWKIHATVWSDRKQNQSRLDETVKDYSARLDQMKHFIVCVVIIGMCFLHSISISSFSSKEELKVLQASSTEIKQFVFENTHFLKDESACQSIKFFWSFSNFRSRFEKAIAASQRCFFSESFFVEPYGYKMRLTICPDGPPEINFHLSVYAQLLRGRNDDQLVWPFQQKVVFTLVDQQDNTSKTKNIRKALTPTRKGMPRCQQLKFARPSKSHDVNNDVFGIHRFISHLDLKKRRYVRDDTILIQFEVYPPLCD; from the exons ATGTCCTATGCGGGGACCGGTGCAGACGAAATGTGGCCACAGATTTTGCAAGCGATGTCTAACAAAGGCGATGAAAAG gAACATGAATCTAAGTGCAGTTTTGTAGGGGTAAAATGCACCAACAAAGATTGTGAAGCTACTCCCTTGAAAAAAGATCTGAATTATCATGCAACAAAGGAATGTCCAAAGAGGAATGTAGAGTGTCACTactgtaaaattttctttgtttggtgCAATAAACAG GGACATTTGGACGTGTGTACGAAGTATCCGATGGTTTGTCTTCAAAAATGTGGTGAACTCAAAATTCCAAGAAACAAG ATGAATGATCACATTGAAGAAAACTGTCCCCATACCAAGGTGGAGTGCACATTTGCTTATATTGGTTGCAAAATAAAG GTCCAAAGGAAATCCATCTCAGatcacctaaggaaatgtactGAATCCCATCTAGAGTTGGCTTGTGGGAGGCTTCAGGAACTTCAGGTGTCATCAACTGCGATTACTGCCACTGTTGAAAGAATGCAAGCTGAAATGGTGACAGCCTCGAAAAAGATCGAGGAATTATCAAATGCAGCTCAGAAAAGCGAGGGAGTTCAAGATCTACATGAAAAGATTACTCTAACaaataagaaattgaaagaactaCAAACTAAGAAGGATGTCTTTGAACTTACCTCTGGACTTGAGGCTGTGCGTGCTGAAGTTGGTGTCATTAGGACACAAATGGAGGCGCTCtccgaaaaagacaaaaagttgGTGGAACTCCGTGAGGCAGTCATTAGTTTGCAAAAGAAAATCCAAAAAATTGACAGCCAGCAAGTGTCACATGGAGACGTgtccaaaatcaaaacaaaactcCAAAACCTCCAAAAAGCATTTACTAGTTtggaaaatcaaacaagtaGCAATGTTGAAATTGTGAGGGAACAAATCGACTCTGTCCAGTGGAAGATCCATGCAACTGTTTGGTCGGATAGGAAACAAAATCAATCCCGTTTGGACGAAACTGTTAAAGATTATTCTGCTAGACTGGATCAAATGAAACACTTCATTGTTTGTGTCGTCATCATAGGTATGTGTTTCCTTCACTCGATTTCGATCTCATCATTTTCAAGCAAAGAGGAATTGAAAGTTCTTCAGGCTTCAAGTACAGAGATCAAGCAGTTTGTATTTGAAAACACACACTTTCTCAAAGATGAGTCAGCATGCCAAAGCATCAAGTTTTTTTGGTCGTTCTCCAACTTCAGGTCGCGTTTTGAGAAAGCGATCGCTGCTTCACAGCGTTGTTTTTTCAGTGAATCATTCTTTGTGGAGCCATACGGGTACAAAATGCGCCTTACTATTTGCCCAGATGGACCACCAGAAATTAACTTTCATCTCTCTGTGTATGCCCAATTACTTAGAGGTAGGAATGACGACCAACTAGTGTGGCCTTTCCAGCAGAAAGTGGTGTTCACCTTAGTCGACCAACAAGATAATACATCTAAGACTAAAAACATTAGAAAAGCTCTAACACCTACAAGAAAGGGCATGCCAAGATGCCAGCAATTGAAGTTCGCCAGACCCTCTAAATCGCATGATGTGAATAATGACGTATTTGGAATCCATAGGTTCATTTCCCATCTCGACCTTAAAAAAAGACGTTACGTACGCGATGACACAATTTTGATTCAATTCGAAGTCTATCCTCCCCTCTGTGATTGA
- the LOC131775779 gene encoding TNF receptor-associated factor 5 isoform X1, whose translation MSTCGFDYEFVAKVPREYICPICECPMRGPVQTKCGHRFCKRCLTKAMKSKRECPIDRQSLDLRFKQDIYPDVATERTILDLCVKCRNEKNGCKWTGELRNVAEHESKCSFVGVKCTNKDCEATPLKKDLNYHATKECPKRNVECHYCKIFFVWCNKQGHLDVCTKYPMVCLQKCGELKIPRNKMNDHIEENCPHTKVECTFAYIGCKIKVQRKSISDHLRKCTESHLELACGRLQELQVSSTAITATVERMQAEMVTASKKIEELSNAAQKSEGVQDLHEKITLTNKKLKELQTKKDVFELTSGLEAVRAEVGVIRTQMEALSEKDKKLVELREAVISLQKKIQKIDSQQVSHGDVSKIKTKLQNLQKAFTSLENQTSSNVEIVREQIDSVQWKIHATVWSDRKQNQSRLDETVKDYSARLDQMKHFIVCVVIIGMCFLHSISISSFSSKEELKVLQASSTEIKQFVFENTHFLKDESACQSIKFFWSFSNFRSRFEKAIAASQRCFFSESFFVEPYGYKMRLTICPDGPPEINFHLSVYAQLLRGRNDDQLVWPFQQKVVFTLVDQQDNTSKTKNIRKALTPTRKGMPRCQQLKFARPSKSHDVNNDVFGIHRFISHLDLKKRRYVRDDTILIQFEVYPPLCD comes from the exons ATGTCTACGTGTGGATTTGACTACGAGTTCGTTGCGAAAGTGCCTAGAGAATATATATGTCCAATATGTGAATGTCCTATGCGGGGACCGGTGCAGACGAAATGTGGCCACAGATTTTGCAAGCGATGTCTAACAAAGGCGATGAAAAG CAAAAGAGAATGTCCCATTGACCGCCAATCTCTTGATTTACGTTTTAAACAG GACATATATCCAGATGTTGCCACTGAGAGGACCATTTTGGATTTATGTGTGAAATGCCGTAACGAAAAAAATGGCTGTAAATGGACTGGAGAACTCAGGAATGTAGCG gAACATGAATCTAAGTGCAGTTTTGTAGGGGTAAAATGCACCAACAAAGATTGTGAAGCTACTCCCTTGAAAAAAGATCTGAATTATCATGCAACAAAGGAATGTCCAAAGAGGAATGTAGAGTGTCACTactgtaaaattttctttgtttggtgCAATAAACAG GGACATTTGGACGTGTGTACGAAGTATCCGATGGTTTGTCTTCAAAAATGTGGTGAACTCAAAATTCCAAGAAACAAG ATGAATGATCACATTGAAGAAAACTGTCCCCATACCAAGGTGGAGTGCACATTTGCTTATATTGGTTGCAAAATAAAG GTCCAAAGGAAATCCATCTCAGatcacctaaggaaatgtactGAATCCCATCTAGAGTTGGCTTGTGGGAGGCTTCAGGAACTTCAGGTGTCATCAACTGCGATTACTGCCACTGTTGAAAGAATGCAAGCTGAAATGGTGACAGCCTCGAAAAAGATCGAGGAATTATCAAATGCAGCTCAGAAAAGCGAGGGAGTTCAAGATCTACATGAAAAGATTACTCTAACaaataagaaattgaaagaactaCAAACTAAGAAGGATGTCTTTGAACTTACCTCTGGACTTGAGGCTGTGCGTGCTGAAGTTGGTGTCATTAGGACACAAATGGAGGCGCTCtccgaaaaagacaaaaagttgGTGGAACTCCGTGAGGCAGTCATTAGTTTGCAAAAGAAAATCCAAAAAATTGACAGCCAGCAAGTGTCACATGGAGACGTgtccaaaatcaaaacaaaactcCAAAACCTCCAAAAAGCATTTACTAGTTtggaaaatcaaacaagtaGCAATGTTGAAATTGTGAGGGAACAAATCGACTCTGTCCAGTGGAAGATCCATGCAACTGTTTGGTCGGATAGGAAACAAAATCAATCCCGTTTGGACGAAACTGTTAAAGATTATTCTGCTAGACTGGATCAAATGAAACACTTCATTGTTTGTGTCGTCATCATAGGTATGTGTTTCCTTCACTCGATTTCGATCTCATCATTTTCAAGCAAAGAGGAATTGAAAGTTCTTCAGGCTTCAAGTACAGAGATCAAGCAGTTTGTATTTGAAAACACACACTTTCTCAAAGATGAGTCAGCATGCCAAAGCATCAAGTTTTTTTGGTCGTTCTCCAACTTCAGGTCGCGTTTTGAGAAAGCGATCGCTGCTTCACAGCGTTGTTTTTTCAGTGAATCATTCTTTGTGGAGCCATACGGGTACAAAATGCGCCTTACTATTTGCCCAGATGGACCACCAGAAATTAACTTTCATCTCTCTGTGTATGCCCAATTACTTAGAGGTAGGAATGACGACCAACTAGTGTGGCCTTTCCAGCAGAAAGTGGTGTTCACCTTAGTCGACCAACAAGATAATACATCTAAGACTAAAAACATTAGAAAAGCTCTAACACCTACAAGAAAGGGCATGCCAAGATGCCAGCAATTGAAGTTCGCCAGACCCTCTAAATCGCATGATGTGAATAATGACGTATTTGGAATCCATAGGTTCATTTCCCATCTCGACCTTAAAAAAAGACGTTACGTACGCGATGACACAATTTTGATTCAATTCGAAGTCTATCCTCCCCTCTGTGATTGA
- the LOC131775776 gene encoding TNF receptor-associated factor 4 isoform X1 has protein sequence MADVDKDAVISGFEYEFVSTVFEEFHCLICQLPLREPVLTRCGHRYCKKCLNEAMKRQQVPECPVDRERLDREKDIFPDKATERSILSCHVRCPSIGCEWTGETRDAEVRKEFISCEGQVVPAYRLRIDTHLQTCACRMTPCPNPHCDVTMEKRLVDDHVTNTCQWRMVQCGYCGENHAKRDEEKHAVECRRRPSDCSNGCGEVLAKEEMMAHQDVVCSHTVVSCQYDYLGCDSKIKRCDVEDHLEQNLRCHFELSVKKLADVQDETRILRQEMEKIKLDYRKMESKLTGIDREITEVKLKHKEMETFAPFIWKVTEFWERVNKARKDKEVRVESDPFYVGPQGYKVKLAMYPNGTKEAKNAYISLYIALMKGKYDPILPWPFLNKVTLSVLDQNPNVMQRHNFVKSFVPEASWKSMKRPDGEENERRGFGRFLSHDKLRSGFYLVDDILFIKFEIGPADASYFG, from the exons ATGGCAGATGTTGATAAGGATGCTGTGATATCGGGCTTTGAGTACGAGTTTGTTTCGACCgtttttgaagaatttcacTGTTTGATTTGTCAACTACCTTTGCGAGAACCAGTACTCACGAGGTGTGGGCACAGATATTGCAAGAAATGTCTTAACGAGGCCATGAAGAG aCAACAAGTTCCTGAATGCCCTGTTGACAGGGAAAGATTGGACCGAGAAAAG GACATATTTCCCGATAAGGCGACAGAAAGAAGTATTTTGTCTTGCCATGTGAGATGTCCAAGCATAGGATGTGAGTGGACTGGGGAGACCAGAGATGCCGAGGTGAGAAAAGAGTTTATTAGCTGTGAAGGACAAGTGGTGCCCGCGTATCGCCTAAGAATTGAC ACTCATTTACAGACCTGCGCTTGCAGGATGACTCCCTGTCCGAATCCTCACTGTGATGTCACCATGGAGAAGAGACTTGTGGATGACCATGTGACCAATACCTGTCAATGGAGAATGGTGCAGTGTGGATACTGTGGTGAAAACCACGCAAAACGTGATGAAGAG AAACACGCTGTAGAATGTCGAAGACGTCCCAGCGATTGTTCTAATGGTTGTGGTGAGGTTCTTGCAAAGGAAGAG ATGATGGCTCATCAGGACGTTGTTTGCTCTCACACTGTTGTGAGCTGCCAGTATGATTATTTGGGATGTGACAGTAAG ATTAAAAGATGCGACGTAGAAGATCATCTAGAGCAAAACCTCCGATGTCATTTTGAACTGTCCGTTAAAAAACTTGCTGATGTGCAAGACGAAACCAGAATATTGAGGcaggaaatggagaaaataaAGCTGGATTACCGAAAAATGGAGTCCAAGCTCACTGGAATAGATAGGGAAATCACTGAAGTAAAACTAAAGCACAAAGAAATGGAAACCTTCGCTCCCTTTATATGGAAAGTGACGGAGTTTTGGGAGCGAGTGAATAAGGCGAGGAAAGACAAAGAGGTTCGGGTCGAAAGTGATCCCTTCTATGTCGGTCCTCAAGGGTACAAAGTGAAACTCGCAATGTATCCTAATGGCACCAAAGAGGCCAAGAACGCTTATATCTCGCTATATATTGCACTAATGAAAGGGAAATACGACCCCATATTACCTTGGCCTTTCCTAAATAAAGTGACGCTTTCGGTTCTCGACCAAAACCCTAATGTGATGCAAAGGCACAATTTTGTCAAGTCCTTTGTTCCCGAGGCTTCATGGAAGAGCATGAAACGCCCAGATGGCGAGGAAAATGAGAGACGAGGTTTTGGAAGGTTTCTTTCCCATGATAAACTGAGATCAGGGTTTTATCTTGTGGACGATATTCTATTTATTAAGTTCGAAATAGGCCCAGCAGATGCATCGTattttggctaa